One genomic region from Equus asinus isolate D_3611 breed Donkey chromosome 10, EquAss-T2T_v2, whole genome shotgun sequence encodes:
- the MRPS30 gene encoding large ribosomal subunit protein mL65 — MAAARYWRLVPRGPGLSLHTAAAAAVTAPEMIGPAVAAAPVARYPPIVASLKAKSKAARQRRVERWQAMVHAAESVDEKLRILTKMQFMKYVVYPQTFALNADRWYQGFTKTVFLSGLPKPPAEPAPAPALDLAALRAAACDCLLQEHFFLRRKGRPPLYREYETIGSPFLDQLVAALMGLLSAHNPALAAAALDCKRPVHFYWLRGEEIIPCGHRKGRVDALRYQINDKPNNQIRMSKQLPEFVPLDYSVPIEIPVMNCKPDKLPLFKRQYENTIFIGSKTADPYCYGHTQFHLLPDKFKRERLLKKNCADQIEVVFRANAIASLFAWTGAQAMYQGFWSEADVTRPFVSQGVVTDGKYFSFFCYQLNTLALTTQADQNNPRKNICWGTQSKPLYETIEDNDVKGFNDDVLLQLVHFLLNRPKEDKSQPLEN, encoded by the exons ATGGCGGCGGCCAGGTATTGGAGGCTTGTGCCCCGCGGTCCAGGGCTGTCATTGCACaccgcggccgcggccgccgtGACGGCTCCAGAAATGATCGGCCCAGCTGTCGCGGCGGCCCCCGTTGCGCGCTACCCCCCGATTGTGGCCTCCCTGAAGGCCAAAAGCAAGGCAGCCCGGCAGCGGCGAGTGGAGCGGTGGCAGGCGATGGTGCACGCGGCCGAGTCGGTGGATGAGAAGCTGCGAATCCTCACCAAGATGCAGTTCATGAAGTACGTCGTTTACCCGCAGACCTTCGCCCTGAACGCCGACCGCTGGTACCAGGGCTTCACCAAGACCGTGTTCCTGTCGGGCCTGCCAAAGCCGCCCGCCGAGCCCGCGCCCGCGCCGGCCCTGGACCTAGCGGCCCTGCGCGCCGCCGCGTGTGACTGCCTCCTGCAGGAGCACTTCTTCCTGCGGCGCAAGGGGCGCCCGCCCCTCTACCGGGAATATGAGACCATCGGCTCGCCCTTCTTGGATCAGCTGGTGGCCGCCCTCATGGGCCTGCTCAGCGCTCACAACCCGGCCCTGGCTGCCGCCGCCCTCG ATTGTAAACGCCCAGTTCACTTTTACTGGTTGCGTGGTGAAGAAATTATTCCCTGTGGTCATCGGAAAGGTCGAGTTGATGCTTTGCGATACCAAATAAATGATAAACCAAACAACCAGATTCGAATGTCCAAACAACTCCCAGAG tttgtgCCGCTGGATTATTCTGTACCTATAGAAATCCCCGTTATGAATTGTAAGCCAGACAAACTTCCATTATTTAAACGGCAATATGAAAATACCATATTTATTG gCTCAAAGACAGCAGATCCATACTGTTACGGACATACCCAGTTTCATCTGTTACCTGACAAATTCAAAAGGGAAAGGCTTTTGAAAAAGAACTGTGCTGATCAGATAGAAGTTGTTTTTAGAGCTAATGCTATTGCAAGCCTTTTTGCTTGGACTGGAGCACAAGCTATGTATCAAG GATTCTGGAGCGAAGCGGATGTTACTCGACCTTTTGTCTCCCAGGGTGTGGTCACAGATGgaaaatacttttcctttttctgctacCAGTTAAATACTTTGGCACTGACTACACAGGCTGATCAAAATAACCCTCGTAAAAATATATGTTGGGGAACACAAAGTAAGCCTCTTTATGAAACAATCGAAGACAATGATGTGAAAGGTTTTAATGATGATGTTCTACTCCAGTTGGTTCACTTTCTACTGAATAGACCAAAAGAAGACAAATCACAGCCAttggaaaactaa